In a single window of the Flavobacterium sp. W4I14 genome:
- a CDS encoding hypothetical protein (product_source=Hypo-rule applied; superfamily=51351), which translates to MLYPELFSESGIVVSKLQMMRSIPLPEVALTGNILTGLTTRRYESFEHYCPSFKSIKTPEHYEELKKWGIHILFKKAADNTIIIGDSHVYADVNHFDDLGFDLSHHINELMLEEAARIVDFDVRKLQSTWVGFYPQHATKHIVTYDLDDRIHIRTAIGGKGMTASAGYAAESIKKIFS; encoded by the coding sequence TTGCTTTATCCCGAACTGTTTAGCGAAAGCGGCATTGTGGTAAGCAAGCTGCAGATGATGCGCAGTATACCTTTGCCAGAAGTAGCATTGACAGGTAATATTTTAACAGGCTTAACCACCAGGCGTTACGAGAGTTTTGAGCACTATTGCCCTTCGTTCAAAAGCATTAAAACTCCTGAGCATTACGAAGAGCTTAAAAAATGGGGTATCCATATCCTGTTTAAAAAAGCTGCAGATAACACGATCATTATTGGCGATTCACATGTGTATGCCGATGTAAACCATTTCGATGATCTTGGCTTCGATTTAAGTCACCACATTAATGAGCTGATGCTCGAAGAAGCAGCCCGGATAGTTGATTTCGATGTGCGCAAACTCCAAAGTACCTGGGTCGGATTTTATCCGCAGCATGCAACAAAACATATTGTAACTTACGATCTCGACGATCGCATCCATATCCGCACAGCTATAGGCGGTAAAGGAATGACTGCCAGCGCAGGTTATGCCGCAGAAAGTATTAAGAAAATATTTAGTTAA
- a CDS encoding MFS family permease (product_source=COG0477; cog=COG0477; pfam=PF18943; superfamily=103473; transmembrane_helix_parts=Inside_1_16,TMhelix_17_36,Outside_37_40,TMhelix_41_63,Inside_64_69,TMhelix_70_92,Outside_93_106,TMhelix_107_129,Inside_130_149,TMhelix_150_172,Outside_173_193,TMhelix_194_216,Inside_217_222,TMhelix_223_242,Outside_243_251,TMhelix_252_274,Inside_275_286,TMhelix_287_309,Outside_310_323,TMhelix_324_344,Inside_345_366) yields the protein MVSVLFPNRGKSNRARSIIFLILFSWLALLGFALVSAPYNIVFLFLNGFPLGMIWGLVFSYLEGRKTTEFMGALMSISLIFASGFVKTVARTLMSFASVSDYWMPFLTGLVFLLPLFLFVFCLEVIPPPSKEDQELRTKRVPMDAKQRRKFITTFLPGIILTIIIYVLLTCIRDMRDNFEVEIWNGLGIHNNHIYTQIDTLISVVVLVMMGLLILIKDNLKAFTVIHIMIISGCLLIGVSTFFFDRGYIGPVSWMALLGMGLYMAYIPYNAIFFERMIANFHYKSNIGFIMYVADSIGYVGSFSILLFHEFGDTNASWMHFFKQCLFAIPLIGGVCSVLSLIYFRRKTLVTNKKMQATGRVVLAGK from the coding sequence ATGGTATCCGTTTTATTTCCGAATCGGGGAAAAAGCAACCGGGCAAGGAGCATCATTTTTCTGATTCTTTTTTCTTGGCTAGCCCTGCTCGGATTTGCTTTGGTGTCTGCTCCCTACAATATTGTATTTCTTTTTCTCAATGGTTTCCCTCTGGGCATGATCTGGGGCTTGGTATTCAGTTATTTGGAAGGAAGAAAAACAACCGAATTTATGGGGGCATTGATGTCGATCAGTTTAATATTTGCCTCAGGTTTTGTTAAAACTGTAGCCCGAACGTTGATGTCGTTTGCTTCGGTAAGCGATTATTGGATGCCTTTTCTTACCGGACTGGTTTTTCTGCTTCCCCTGTTCCTGTTTGTTTTTTGCCTGGAGGTTATTCCGCCGCCTTCAAAAGAAGATCAGGAGTTACGTACCAAGCGGGTGCCAATGGATGCGAAACAGCGCAGAAAGTTTATCACCACATTTTTACCAGGTATTATCTTAACCATTATCATTTACGTGTTGCTTACCTGTATCCGCGATATGCGCGATAATTTCGAAGTCGAAATCTGGAATGGTTTGGGTATTCATAATAACCATATCTACACGCAGATTGATACCCTGATTTCGGTTGTGGTATTGGTGATGATGGGACTTTTGATCCTGATTAAAGATAACCTCAAAGCGTTTACGGTGATCCACATCATGATTATTTCAGGCTGTTTGCTGATCGGGGTGAGTACATTCTTTTTCGATAGGGGCTACATTGGGCCAGTTAGCTGGATGGCCTTACTGGGTATGGGGTTGTATATGGCCTACATTCCTTATAACGCCATTTTCTTTGAGCGGATGATTGCCAACTTTCATTATAAAAGCAACATCGGTTTTATTATGTATGTGGCCGATTCAATTGGTTATGTAGGTAGCTTTTCGATACTCCTGTTTCATGAGTTTGGTGATACGAATGCCAGCTGGATGCATTTTTTTAAACAGTGTTTGTTTGCCATACCATTAATTGGAGGGGTATGTAGTGTACTTTCGTTGATCTATTTTAGAAGAAAAACTTTGGTTACAAATAAAAAGATGCAGGCAACGGGGCGTGTAGTTTTAGCAGGGAAGTGA
- a CDS encoding TonB-dependent SusC/RagA subfamily outer membrane receptor (product_source=TIGR04057; cath_funfam=3.30.40.10; pfam=PF07715; superfamily=49464; tigrfam=TIGR04057), whose translation MKSLQLVLTKPCTQQWSDIERADGNHHCSSCNKNILDLTTKSDKELIQFFRNKNDNVCGRVLASQLNRELVLPSSSLSWRWLVPFALGAFIVSPALSQNLKPAVVNKDQHPKPSSSTIESSYTLPPLVILITGKVVNNLNGHPLSGVEIRKKGDEKVLAITDTTGTFELSIPDKDALSKFVFNVPGFSKVETYINDLIVVKLSAEHMIMLGAVSTVSINQKPLYYVYGGNKSCIIDSSRMNELSPDWIEKIEVLKDAGATAIYGARGANGVILIEIKKKYIKKFNFSK comes from the coding sequence ATGAAAAGTCTTCAATTGGTATTGACCAAGCCATGTACACAACAATGGAGCGACATCGAGCGAGCAGATGGAAACCATCATTGTAGCAGTTGTAATAAAAACATTCTGGACCTCACAACTAAATCCGATAAGGAACTAATTCAGTTCTTCAGAAATAAAAATGACAATGTATGTGGACGGGTATTGGCTAGTCAGCTAAATCGGGAGCTTGTTTTGCCTTCCTCAAGCCTTAGCTGGCGTTGGCTAGTGCCATTTGCTTTAGGCGCGTTTATAGTTAGCCCGGCCCTGTCACAAAATTTAAAACCTGCTGTAGTGAATAAGGATCAACATCCTAAACCTTCTTCATCAACGATTGAATCATCATATACACTGCCTCCTTTAGTTATTTTGATTACAGGTAAGGTAGTGAATAATTTAAATGGCCATCCGTTAAGCGGAGTAGAGATCAGGAAAAAGGGTGATGAAAAGGTTTTGGCCATAACAGATACAACGGGCACATTTGAACTTAGTATACCTGATAAAGATGCCTTATCTAAGTTCGTCTTTAATGTGCCAGGTTTTTCGAAGGTGGAGACTTACATCAATGACCTAATTGTGGTGAAGTTAAGTGCTGAGCACATGATCATGCTGGGGGCCGTTTCAACAGTATCAATAAATCAAAAGCCGCTTTACTATGTTTACGGCGGTAATAAAAGCTGTATCATCGATTCTTCCAGGATGAATGAATTATCTCCCGACTGGATCGAGAAAATAGAAGTACTAAAAGATGCAGGGGCAACAGCGATATATGGCGCTAGGGGCGCTAATGGCGTAATATTGATTGAGATTAAAAAAAAATACATAAAGAAGTTCAATTTCTCGAAATAA
- a CDS encoding hypothetical protein (product_source=COG3184; cleavage_site_network=SignalP-noTM; cog=COG3184; ko=KO:K09924; pfam=PF09832), giving the protein MKISILTLLLAFVTTFSFSQETNSYQSSLTKLIQVSGSEAAYKGVLDQMVSMFKQQQSKVPKEFWDEFAVEVNKNAIDRLINLVLPIYQKHLTEADLLGVIAFYETPAGKKFAEKTPLITQESMLAGQEWGKQIGQEVVDRLKEKGYLKE; this is encoded by the coding sequence ATGAAAATATCTATTTTAACATTGCTACTCGCGTTTGTTACAACTTTTTCTTTTAGTCAGGAGACTAATAGTTACCAATCATCATTAACAAAACTAATACAGGTATCAGGCTCAGAAGCTGCTTACAAAGGTGTTTTAGATCAAATGGTTTCTATGTTTAAGCAACAGCAATCAAAAGTCCCGAAAGAGTTTTGGGATGAGTTTGCTGTTGAAGTAAATAAAAATGCAATAGATCGGCTTATTAACCTGGTTTTGCCAATCTACCAGAAACATTTAACAGAGGCAGATCTTCTAGGCGTAATTGCTTTTTATGAGACACCTGCAGGTAAAAAATTCGCTGAAAAAACCCCTCTGATTACTCAGGAATCCATGCTTGCAGGTCAGGAGTGGGGTAAGCAAATAGGCCAAGAAGTGGTAGACAGGCTTAAAGAGAAGGGGTATTTGAAAGAATAG
- a CDS encoding hypothetical protein (product_source=Hypo-rule applied; pfam=PF03544; superfamily=74653), which yields MKYLILILCFLSLEVKNDKNVETFFPCQSYYDQSLKRNVFTSVDEMPLCPGGMRKLSSFFDKVKYERSYNNSSWQHKVDLTFVIDEKGCIINASIDKKKTEEYSKLDLEYIRAAKKMPKWKPAKCNGKVVPFKFSTTFRITPQ from the coding sequence ATGAAATATTTAATTCTGATTTTATGTTTTTTAAGCTTAGAGGTGAAGAATGATAAAAATGTCGAAACTTTTTTTCCGTGTCAAAGCTATTATGATCAGTCCCTAAAACGTAATGTGTTTACAAGTGTCGATGAAATGCCCCTTTGTCCAGGGGGCATGCGTAAGCTTTCCTCATTTTTTGATAAGGTTAAATATGAGAGAAGTTATAACAACAGCAGTTGGCAACATAAAGTAGACCTCACTTTCGTAATCGATGAAAAAGGTTGTATTATAAATGCGAGCATAGATAAGAAGAAAACAGAAGAATATTCGAAGTTAGATTTGGAGTACATTCGCGCTGCGAAAAAAATGCCTAAATGGAAACCAGCCAAGTGTAATGGGAAAGTAGTACCCTTTAAATTCAGTACTACTTTTAGGATAACTCCACAATAG
- a CDS encoding glycine/D-amino acid oxidase-like deaminating enzyme (product_source=COG0665; cath_funfam=3.50.50.60; cog=COG0665; pfam=PF01266; superfamily=51905; transmembrane_helix_parts=Inside_1_6,TMhelix_7_25,Outside_26_202), with protein sequence MNKHFDLIVIGGGILGTFHAYHALLSGKSVLQLEKDNFPVGATVRNFGQVVPSGMEAEWFEYGVAGLDIYKSIQQEFDISVQQNGSVYIASDNDEQTLIHELKAHYDTIEYETELLSQKAVLKKYPAIKSSYAKEAIFFPQEISVAPDQMIYRMHEYMQTKFAQYTLKYNSPVTSCESKGTGVEVGLRNNTELFTAEKAIYL encoded by the coding sequence ATGAATAAACATTTCGATCTTATTGTAATTGGTGGAGGGATTTTAGGAACATTCCATGCTTACCATGCTTTACTTTCGGGCAAATCGGTACTACAGCTCGAAAAAGACAATTTTCCGGTTGGCGCTACGGTACGCAATTTTGGTCAGGTGGTACCCTCGGGTATGGAAGCCGAGTGGTTCGAATATGGTGTGGCTGGCCTAGATATTTATAAATCGATTCAGCAGGAATTCGATATTTCCGTGCAGCAAAATGGTAGCGTTTACATCGCATCAGATAACGATGAGCAGACCTTGATCCACGAGCTGAAAGCACATTACGATACCATCGAGTACGAAACCGAATTGCTTAGTCAGAAAGCGGTTTTAAAGAAATATCCTGCTATTAAATCTTCTTATGCCAAAGAAGCCATCTTTTTCCCTCAGGAAATTAGTGTGGCGCCAGATCAAATGATCTACCGTATGCACGAATATATGCAGACTAAGTTTGCACAATACACACTTAAATACAACAGTCCGGTTACCTCCTGCGAAAGCAAAGGTACTGGTGTTGAAGTAGGTTTAAGAAACAATACCGAACTTTTTACGGCAGAAAAAGCCATTTATCTGTAA
- a CDS encoding TonB-linked SusC/RagA family outer membrane protein (product_source=TIGR04056; cath_funfam=2.170.130.10,2.60.40.1120; cleavage_site_network=SignalP-noTM; cog=COG1629; pfam=PF07715,PF13715; superfamily=49464,56935; tigrfam=TIGR04056; transmembrane_helix_parts=Inside_1_11,TMhelix_12_34,Outside_35_1075), with protein MKHLYKMKMCMVALLLLCLTPYFTWAQTKIAGLVKDDAQQPIPGVSVMVKGTKRATSTDLSGRFTLDAKTGETLVFSSIGFLPQEVQVAGANLTVTLKTDSKNLNEVVVTALGIRKEKRNLGYAIQEVKGADLVKAREANPVNGLVGKVAGLTVGVSSELLGRSSLYLRGNDVNLVVVDGVPINSDTWNINPDDIDTYTVLKGPAAAALYGYQAYNGALLITTKRGKLSDKGFTVELNSSTQFNKGFIALPKSQDEYGPGEHSAYAFGDGKGGGLNDGDYDIWGPKFDGQLIPQYDSPIVNGVRQGTPWVARGKDNLKHFIQTGLLSANNVALSSATDKYNLRVSISNNYQKGIIPNTQLNINNFNVSGSYNISPKLRAEAYINYSRQFSDNIPDVNYGPNSVIYNMTLWGGADWNIDDMKNYWQPGKEGIQSIYAEYQRYHNPYFLSYEWLRGHKKNDINGYASLNYNVTKGLDVLLKTQISTYDQLRTEKMPFSAHPYGREEGLGDYREDRRSMFENNTQLILKYNKNIGDLFEISAFGGGNARNFSYNSSFTTTDYLNVPNVYNFSNSKNPVKAFDFNSQMLVLSAFYSVDLSFKKYLNINTTGRVDKNSALPPGNNSAFYPSVSLSSVISDYVKMPAFISFAKVRASYANVKDPGLGTQEFIGATPLQTYPIGYGAEYTSSYGGPGYGLSSPYSIRPTYNNQTGAYYTNNLIDLNAVKAQSRTNYEGGVDLKFLKNRLGFEATYFRYIDGPKIIRQNISAATGYQTNTINGRKTQNSGVELSLSGAPIMTDKFGWDVMINWSTYKQIYKELAPGETSVDQFFKTGDRIDNIYGSVLAKTPSGQVIHTSSGTPVSLPVNQLLGHADPNWVWSIGNKFRYENFSFSFQLDGKVGGVMQDYVRLKSFQGGRQIETIQGKMGEARYQDYLRVNDPTYKGTWVGDGVVIANGGKLNFDPVTGVITNYGDLSFAPNTTPQLLQDYLGVFYGAKENTMMSRTYAKLREVTFGYQLPKKLLERTFIKSANISVVGRNLLYFINSTYNDVDVDQYSGREGTSTLQTPTTRSVGFNLNVTF; from the coding sequence ATGAAACATCTCTACAAGATGAAGATGTGCATGGTAGCTTTGCTGTTACTGTGCCTCACGCCTTATTTTACCTGGGCACAAACAAAAATTGCCGGTCTGGTTAAAGATGATGCACAGCAGCCGATCCCAGGCGTTAGTGTAATGGTAAAAGGGACTAAAAGAGCTACTTCTACCGATTTATCGGGCCGCTTTACCCTCGATGCCAAAACAGGCGAAACACTTGTTTTTAGTTCAATCGGATTTCTTCCGCAAGAGGTACAGGTTGCGGGCGCAAACCTGACTGTAACTTTAAAAACAGACTCGAAAAATTTGAACGAGGTAGTGGTTACCGCCCTTGGTATCCGTAAAGAGAAAAGAAACCTGGGCTATGCCATTCAGGAAGTAAAAGGTGCCGATCTGGTAAAAGCCAGGGAAGCTAATCCGGTAAACGGATTGGTGGGTAAGGTTGCTGGTTTAACTGTTGGGGTATCTTCAGAGCTTTTGGGACGTTCGTCGCTTTACCTTCGCGGTAACGATGTTAATTTAGTTGTGGTAGATGGGGTACCGATCAATTCGGATACCTGGAACATCAATCCCGATGATATTGATACTTATACCGTGCTTAAAGGCCCGGCAGCAGCGGCACTTTATGGTTATCAGGCCTATAATGGTGCATTATTAATCACCACCAAAAGAGGTAAACTGAGCGATAAAGGTTTTACGGTGGAACTAAATTCGAGCACGCAGTTTAACAAAGGGTTTATCGCTTTGCCGAAAAGCCAGGACGAGTACGGGCCGGGTGAGCACAGTGCTTATGCTTTTGGTGATGGAAAAGGAGGCGGCTTAAATGATGGTGATTATGATATCTGGGGGCCAAAATTCGACGGTCAGTTGATTCCTCAATATGATAGTCCGATTGTAAACGGCGTGCGCCAGGGTACACCATGGGTAGCCCGTGGAAAGGATAACTTAAAGCATTTTATCCAAACCGGATTGCTTTCTGCAAACAACGTTGCCTTATCTTCTGCAACAGATAAGTATAATTTAAGGGTTTCTATTTCCAATAATTATCAAAAAGGAATTATACCGAACACACAATTAAATATCAATAATTTTAATGTAAGTGGTTCGTATAACATCAGTCCGAAATTAAGGGCTGAAGCCTACATCAATTATAGCCGCCAGTTTTCTGATAATATTCCTGATGTAAACTATGGCCCGAACAGTGTGATTTATAACATGACCCTTTGGGGTGGTGCCGATTGGAATATCGACGATATGAAAAACTACTGGCAGCCAGGTAAAGAAGGCATTCAGTCTATTTACGCCGAATACCAGCGTTACCACAATCCTTATTTTTTATCTTACGAGTGGTTACGCGGACATAAAAAGAACGATATTAACGGTTATGCTTCCTTAAACTATAATGTAACCAAGGGACTGGATGTATTGCTGAAAACACAGATTTCGACCTACGATCAGTTGAGGACAGAGAAAATGCCGTTTTCTGCTCACCCATACGGACGTGAAGAAGGTTTAGGCGATTACAGGGAAGACCGCCGCAGCATGTTCGAAAACAATACGCAACTGATTTTAAAGTACAATAAAAACATTGGCGACCTGTTCGAAATCAGTGCTTTTGGCGGCGGTAATGCCCGTAACTTCAGTTACAATTCGAGCTTTACCACAACCGATTATTTAAATGTTCCGAATGTATATAACTTCTCGAATTCTAAAAACCCGGTAAAAGCATTCGATTTCAATTCACAAATGCTGGTGTTAAGTGCATTTTACTCAGTAGATTTGAGCTTTAAAAAGTACCTGAATATCAATACCACTGGCCGTGTAGATAAAAACTCTGCACTTCCTCCGGGTAACAATTCGGCATTCTATCCTTCGGTTTCGTTAAGCTCGGTAATTTCCGATTATGTAAAAATGCCTGCTTTTATTTCATTTGCAAAAGTAAGGGCATCGTATGCCAATGTTAAAGATCCGGGTTTGGGTACACAGGAATTTATTGGTGCAACGCCGTTGCAAACTTACCCAATTGGTTATGGTGCAGAATATACTTCGTCATACGGTGGTCCTGGTTATGGTCTTTCTTCCCCATACAGCATCAGGCCAACCTATAATAACCAAACAGGTGCCTATTATACCAACAACCTGATAGATCTGAACGCGGTAAAAGCGCAGAGCAGAACCAATTACGAAGGTGGTGTCGATCTGAAGTTCCTTAAAAACCGGTTAGGTTTTGAAGCTACATATTTCAGGTATATCGATGGACCGAAAATTATCAGACAAAATATCTCAGCCGCAACAGGTTACCAAACCAATACCATCAACGGCCGTAAAACGCAAAACAGTGGCGTGGAGTTAAGTTTATCTGGTGCACCAATCATGACCGACAAATTTGGCTGGGATGTTATGATCAACTGGTCTACCTACAAACAGATTTACAAAGAACTTGCCCCGGGCGAAACATCGGTTGATCAATTCTTTAAAACCGGCGACCGTATCGACAATATCTATGGTTCTGTTTTAGCTAAAACACCAAGCGGGCAGGTGATCCATACTTCAAGTGGTACACCGGTTTCGTTACCGGTTAATCAGTTGCTAGGCCATGCCGATCCAAACTGGGTATGGAGCATCGGTAACAAATTCAGGTATGAGAATTTCTCTTTCAGTTTCCAGTTAGATGGTAAAGTGGGTGGGGTAATGCAAGATTATGTGAGGTTAAAATCGTTCCAGGGCGGTCGTCAGATCGAAACCATTCAGGGTAAAATGGGTGAAGCCAGATACCAGGATTATTTGCGTGTAAACGATCCTACTTACAAAGGTACCTGGGTAGGCGATGGTGTGGTTATTGCCAATGGCGGTAAACTGAACTTCGATCCGGTTACGGGGGTAATTACCAATTACGGCGATTTATCTTTTGCGCCAAATACCACTCCTCAGCTGTTGCAGGATTATCTGGGTGTTTTTTACGGTGCCAAAGAGAACACTATGATGAGCCGCACCTATGCAAAATTGCGCGAAGTAACTTTTGGCTACCAATTGCCTAAGAAATTACTGGAGCGCACGTTTATCAAATCGGCCAATATTTCGGTAGTAGGACGTAACCTGTTGTACTTTATCAATTCTACCTATAACGATGTGGATGTAGATCAGTATTCGGGCAGAGAAGGTACCTCTACACTGCAAACACCAACTACAAGAAGTGTAGGTTTTAACCTGAATGTTACTTTTTAA
- a CDS encoding putative AlkP superfamily pyrophosphatase or phosphodiesterase (product_source=COG1524; cath_funfam=3.40.720.10; cleavage_site_network=SignalP-noTM; cog=COG1524; pfam=PF01663; superfamily=53649), with protein sequence MKRFLKSTLVLLCLCVFAQAQSKKIKHVILIGCDGFGGYALPEANMPNLKALMANGSWTTQARCVLPSSSAVNWASLLMGAGPTEHGYTEWDSKVPEIPSITKTSYGLFPGIFSVIRDQKKQAKTAIVYSWSGIGYLFEKEAVNIIVSGNDKDDFCTDTTVAIIKKEKPYFTFLHLDEPDGTGHSIGHRTPAYYKQLELVDQRIGKIVKAVNDAGIADETVILVTADHGGKGKGHGGKSLDEVQIPWIISGPGIRKNHELKDAIITYDTAATLAWLMRLQQPQSWRGRPVLDAFTK encoded by the coding sequence ATGAAAAGATTTTTGAAAAGTACTTTAGTGTTACTTTGTTTATGTGTATTTGCGCAGGCGCAATCTAAAAAAATTAAACACGTAATTTTAATTGGTTGCGATGGTTTTGGTGGCTACGCTTTGCCAGAGGCGAATATGCCTAATCTTAAAGCATTAATGGCCAACGGCTCGTGGACTACACAGGCGCGTTGTGTATTGCCATCATCCAGTGCTGTAAACTGGGCCTCCCTATTAATGGGCGCTGGGCCAACCGAACATGGTTATACCGAATGGGACAGTAAAGTGCCCGAAATTCCATCTATCACCAAAACATCTTATGGCTTATTTCCTGGGATATTTAGTGTAATCAGAGACCAAAAAAAGCAGGCTAAAACGGCTATTGTGTATAGCTGGAGCGGTATCGGTTATTTATTTGAAAAAGAAGCAGTAAATATTATCGTTAGCGGAAACGATAAAGATGATTTTTGCACCGATACTACTGTTGCGATTATCAAAAAAGAAAAGCCTTATTTTACCTTCCTGCATTTAGACGAGCCTGATGGTACGGGGCATTCAATCGGTCACCGCACACCGGCTTATTATAAACAACTGGAGTTGGTAGATCAGCGGATTGGTAAAATTGTAAAAGCAGTAAACGATGCTGGCATAGCTGATGAAACCGTTATCCTGGTTACTGCCGATCATGGTGGTAAAGGTAAAGGCCATGGGGGTAAATCGCTTGATGAAGTGCAGATCCCATGGATTATCTCGGGCCCTGGTATTCGTAAAAACCACGAATTAAAGGATGCAATTATTACCTATGATACAGCCGCAACACTCGCCTGGTTAATGAGGTTGCAACAACCGCAAAGTTGGAGAGGAAGGCCGGTATTAGATGCTTTTACGAAATAA
- a CDS encoding hypothetical protein (product_source=Hypo-rule applied; pfam=PF12771; superfamily=48452), protein MKSIYKILFLFIIVAVCGGCKKEFEENFKNPNQAETVPPNLLLNGILFDMYEAPFSGSERWNQYTAANYFYYATNNYDWTGASLDYTTLKNVVKMEEEANRLGGAVAKPYLALAKFFKAYYFVKMSLKVGDLPMTEALKGFANLTPKYDTQKDIFKQSLTWLEESNNDLSALITAGNKELKGDIYLKNDLAAWQKVVNTFKLRTLINLSAKADDADLQVKQQFAAVLGNPTKYPVMESMADNLQFVYNESFNKYPNNKDNFGNDALRYNMAGTYLNTLSGLKDPRVYMVAEPARGIAEANGYAITDYRNFIGAPTGEDQGVMLDKVQKGLYSLIGRYRYYSGYTAENTFIIAYPELCFIKAEGINRGWATGDAESWYKKGLQASIGFYGIKDGANVVTFLKKDGKLGEFENFNVNFSFESDYYSQAAVKYAGNTADGLKQILTQKYLAYFRNSGFEAYYQYRRTGVPTFDLGPGVGNSNRIPKRFQYPNIERTTNGENLKVALQRQYNGVDDINLAPWIVK, encoded by the coding sequence ATGAAATCAATATATAAAATCCTGTTCCTCTTCATTATCGTGGCTGTTTGCGGCGGGTGCAAGAAAGAATTTGAAGAAAATTTTAAAAATCCGAACCAGGCCGAAACCGTTCCGCCAAACTTATTATTGAACGGTATTTTGTTCGATATGTATGAAGCTCCTTTTTCGGGCTCAGAAAGATGGAACCAGTACACGGCGGCCAATTATTTCTATTACGCAACCAATAACTATGATTGGACAGGTGCCTCGTTAGATTACACGACTTTAAAAAATGTGGTAAAAATGGAAGAGGAAGCCAACCGTTTAGGCGGTGCGGTAGCTAAACCTTACCTGGCACTGGCTAAATTCTTTAAAGCGTATTATTTTGTGAAAATGAGTTTGAAAGTGGGCGATTTACCGATGACAGAAGCCTTAAAAGGTTTCGCCAATTTAACTCCGAAGTACGATACCCAAAAAGATATTTTTAAACAATCGTTAACCTGGTTAGAAGAATCGAACAACGATTTATCGGCTTTAATTACTGCAGGCAACAAGGAATTAAAAGGCGATATCTACCTTAAAAATGACCTGGCAGCCTGGCAAAAGGTGGTGAATACCTTTAAATTACGGACTTTGATCAATTTGAGCGCAAAAGCGGATGATGCGGACTTACAGGTAAAACAACAATTTGCTGCGGTATTGGGCAACCCGACCAAATATCCGGTTATGGAGAGTATGGCCGATAATCTTCAGTTTGTGTACAACGAGAGTTTCAACAAATACCCGAACAATAAAGATAATTTTGGTAATGATGCCCTGCGTTACAATATGGCGGGTACGTATTTAAATACGCTATCGGGCCTTAAAGATCCCCGGGTCTATATGGTAGCTGAGCCAGCAAGGGGAATAGCCGAAGCCAATGGTTACGCCATTACCGATTACCGCAATTTTATTGGTGCACCTACTGGTGAAGACCAAGGGGTAATGTTGGATAAGGTACAGAAGGGGCTGTATTCGCTAATTGGCCGTTATCGCTATTATAGTGGTTATACTGCTGAAAATACTTTTATCATTGCTTATCCTGAGCTTTGTTTCATTAAAGCAGAGGGCATTAACCGCGGTTGGGCTACTGGCGATGCCGAAAGCTGGTATAAAAAAGGGCTTCAGGCTTCTATTGGTTTCTATGGTATTAAAGATGGTGCCAATGTGGTCACCTTTTTGAAAAAGGATGGGAAGCTGGGCGAATTCGAAAATTTTAACGTTAATTTCTCTTTCGAAAGCGATTATTATTCGCAGGCTGCGGTTAAATATGCCGGTAATACAGCCGACGGTTTAAAGCAGATCCTGACGCAGAAATACCTGGCTTATTTCCGTAATTCGGGTTTCGAAGCTTACTATCAGTACCGCCGAACAGGTGTACCAACTTTCGATTTAGGTCCGGGTGTAGGTAATAGCAATAGGATTCCTAAGCGTTTTCAGTACCCTAATATTGAAAGAACGACCAATGGCGAAAACTTAAAAGTAGCATTGCAACGTCAGTATAATGGTGTAGATGATATTAACCTTGCGCCTTGGATTGTTAAATAG